The following coding sequences are from one Bacillota bacterium window:
- a CDS encoding DUF421 domain-containing protein, whose translation MSDLLRLGLPWWDLAFRAALVYLVLLLGFRLTGKREVGQFTLFDLVFVLLVSNAVQPAITGPDVSLAGGLVIVAALLAVNALVAQLRLRSPLVRRLMEGHPTVIAREGRWLPEALRREGLSEEDCLMAMREHGVQDVREVALAILETDGTISILTGGGPLRRGSRKVAGRQMTGRP comes from the coding sequence GTGAGCGACCTCCTCCGCCTGGGGCTCCCCTGGTGGGACTTGGCCTTCCGGGCGGCGCTGGTCTATCTGGTGCTGCTCCTGGGCTTCCGCCTGACGGGCAAGCGCGAGGTGGGCCAGTTTACCCTCTTCGACCTGGTCTTCGTGCTGCTGGTCTCCAACGCCGTCCAGCCGGCCATCACCGGCCCGGACGTCTCGCTGGCCGGCGGGCTCGTCATCGTCGCCGCCCTCCTGGCGGTCAACGCGCTGGTGGCCCAGCTCCGCCTGCGCAGCCCGCTGGTCCGGCGGCTGATGGAGGGGCACCCCACGGTCATCGCGCGCGAGGGCCGCTGGCTGCCCGAGGCGCTCCGGCGCGAGGGGCTGAGCGAGGAGGACTGCCTGATGGCCATGCGCGAGCACGGCGTCCAGGACGTGCGCGAGGTGGCCCTGGCCATCCTGGAGACCGACGGCACCATCAGCATCCTGACCGGCGGCGGGCCGCTCCGGCGAGGGAGCCGGAAGGTGGCCGGGCGGCAGATGACCGGCCGGCCCTGA